The Miscanthus floridulus cultivar M001 chromosome 7, ASM1932011v1, whole genome shotgun sequence genome includes a region encoding these proteins:
- the LOC136466713 gene encoding uncharacterized protein, with translation MGGHRRHEVPNNNDAFSKIKFKIPPFDGKYDPDAYITWEIAVDQKFACHEFPKNTRVRAATSEFTDFATVWWIEYGKKNPNNIPRTWNALKRIMRARFVPSYYARDLLNKLQQLRHGAKSVEEYYQELQMGMLRCNLDEDEEPAMARFLGGLNREIRDILDYKEYTNVTRLFHLTCKAEREVQGRRASAKNNISAGKTNSWQPRTTTTPTTRAPMPTSSDKPHATSVNSVAKMTQKPAVSASSMASIGRTRDVQCHRCKGYGHVMHDYPSKRVMVVKVDGEYSSASDFDEDTLALLAADHVGSEEQPEEQIGAEDADHYESLIVQRVLSAQMEKTEQNQRRTLFQTKCVIKERSCRLIIDGGSCNNLASSDMVEKLALTTKPHPHPYHI, from the coding sequence atgggtggtcaccgccgacatgaggtacccaataataatgatgctttcagtaagataaaatttaagatacctccttttgatggtaaatatgatcctgatgcatacattacttgggaaattgctgttgatcaaaagtttgcatgtcatgaatttcctaagaatacacgtgttagggctgctactagtgagtttactgattttgctactgtttggtggatagaatatggcaagaaaaatcctaataacataccacgaacttggaatgctttgaaacgaatcatgagggctagatttgttccttcttactatgcacgtgatttgttaaataaattgcaacaactgagacatggtgctaaaagtgtagaagaatattatcaagaattgcaaatgggtatgttgcgttgtaatttagatgaggatgaggaacctgctatggcaagatttttgggtgGGTTAAATCGTGAAATCCGGGACatccttgattataaagaatacactaatgtaacccgtttgtttcatcttacttgtaaagctgaaagggaagtgcagGGGCGACGTGCCAGTGCCAAGAATAATATTTCTGCAGGGAAAACTAATTCATGGCAGCCCCGCACGACTACTACTCCAACTACACGTGCTCCTATGCCAACATCCAGCGACAAACCTCATGCTACTTCCGTAAATTCAGTGGCGAAGATGACCCAGAAGCCTGCTGTGAGTGCTTCATCCATGGCATCTATAGGTAGAACAAGAGACGTTCAGTGTcaccggtgcaagggatatggacatgtgatgcatgACTATCCAAGCAAGCGTGTTATGGTCGTCAAAGTTGATGGTgagtattcctctgctagtgattttgatgaagatacacttgctttgcttgctgctgaccatgtaggaagtgaggaacaaccagaagagcagattggagcagaggatgcagatcattatgagagcctcattgtgcagcgtgtgcttagcgcacaaatggagaagACGGAGCAAAATCAGCGGCGTACactattccaaacaaagtgtgtcattaaagagcgttcgtgccgtttgataattgatggaggtagctgcaacaacttagctagcagcgatatggtagagaagcttgcacttacaaccaaaccgcacccacatccatatcacatttga
- the LOC136463090 gene encoding uncharacterized protein: MGNCVQSSGGDSSCGAVEAGRQLLQRRRSPAGDDEEVIIDQGVAPSVTKVKMVLTKGELGWLVAQLKAGDRRLEDVLQEMAPKREGRAATNGWRPSLESIVECPAETAAATSDDY; the protein is encoded by the coding sequence ATGGGCAACTGCGtccagagcagcggcggcgatAGCAGCTGCGGCGCCGTAGAAGCAGGACGGCAGCTGCTGCAGCGGAGGAGAAGCCCTGCTGGTGATGATGAGGAGGTAATAATTGATCAAGGGGTGGCGCCGTCAGTTACGAAGGTGAAGATGGTGCTGACCAAGGGCGAGCTGGGGTGGCTGGTGGCGCAGCTCAAGGCCGGCGACCGCCGCCTCGAGGACGTGCTCCAGGAGATGGCGCCCAAGCGTGAGGGCCGGGCCGCCACCAACGGATGGCGGCCCAGCCTTGAGAGCATCGTCGAGTGCCCGGCCGAGACGGCGGCCGCCACCTCCGATGATTATTAG